GTTCGGGGTGGGGACACGCAGCGCAATGCCGTTCAGTTTGCCTTTCAGTTCAGGAATGACCAAGGCAACGGCTTTGGCAGCGCCCGTTGTGGTCGGGACGATGTTGACTGCAGCAGCCCGTGCCCGACGCAGATCGCGGTGGCTGGCATCCAAGATGCGTTGGTCCAACGTGTAGCTGTGGGTGGTGGTCATCGTGCCTTTGATGATCCCAAAGTTCTCGTGCAGAACTTTGGCAACTGGCGCCAAGCAGTTGGTGGTGCAGCTGGCGTTGCTGATGACGGCGTAGTCTTCGTGGCGATATTCAGAGTCGTTGACACCGATCACATAGGTGCCGACGTCTTCGCCTTTGCCAGGAGCGGTGATCAGGACTTTCTTAGCGCCGGCTTGGATGTGCTTAGATGCGCCTTCAGCCGTGACAAATACGCCTGTCGATTCGATGACGAGGTCGATGTCCCATTCTTTCCAAGGCAGATTGAGGGGGTTGCGATCGCAGACGATTTTCAGCGTCTTGCCGTTGATGGTGATGGAGTTCTCGTCGTAGCTGATGTCAGCGTTGAAGCGGCCGAGAACTGAGTCATATTCCAGCAGGTGAGCAGCCGTCCGTGCATCCGAGGTGTTGTTAATGGCCACAACCTCTAGATCGGTGTTCTGCCGTCCAAACCAGCAACGCAGAAAATTCCGGCCAATGCGGCCAAAGCCATTGATCGCGACTCGAATCGTCACTGCCCTATACCCTCGTACGTGCGTTCAGGTGTAAATACCTATTAAGCTTTCTGATCATACTGCATTAAGACTCGCTCTTTCTGCTGAATCGCAGGACAAGATGCTAAGCTAAGCCGCTGCTTTGTATGCAGTGTCGAGGGTGAGTAGTCACTGGGCTAAATAGTCCTCGATTGACTTGGGGATCACGGTAAAAGCTAGACAGCAATGACAGCTTGTTTGTCAGAGCTTGCTATGATATCGCCGGATTTGAGTCCCTTAGTGTGGACGTGAGGGTTGACGGATGACGATCGCGGTAGACCTAGAGGGGCGCCCTTTTCACTTCATTGGCATTGGCGGCATTGGTATGTCAGCTCTTGCTCAAGTGGTGACTGAACGGCAGTTGCCAGTCTCGGGTTCCGATATCCGCCGCAGCCACATTACCGATCGCCTTGCGGATCTGGG
The sequence above is a segment of the Synechococcus elongatus PCC 11801 genome. Coding sequences within it:
- a CDS encoding type I glyceraldehyde-3-phosphate dehydrogenase — translated: MTIRVAINGFGRIGRNFLRCWFGRQNTDLEVVAINNTSDARTAAHLLEYDSVLGRFNADISYDENSITINGKTLKIVCDRNPLNLPWKEWDIDLVIESTGVFVTAEGASKHIQAGAKKVLITAPGKGEDVGTYVIGVNDSEYRHEDYAVISNASCTTNCLAPVAKVLHENFGIIKGTMTTTHSYTLDQRILDASHRDLRRARAAAVNIVPTTTGAAKAVALVIPELKGKLNGIALRVPTPNVSVVDLVVQVEKRTITEQVNEVLQKAAQTTMKGIIKYSDLPLVSSDFRGTDESSIVDASLTLVLDGDMVKVIAWYDNEWGYSQRVVDLAELAARKWVA